The Thermodesulfovibrio sp. 3462-1 genome contains the following window.
ATAGAAATCTATTCTGTCTTGAATTGGTTTAAGTCTTTCCATATCCCCTGCATAAGTCAATTTATCAACAACAGTAACTTTCCAGCCTTTTCTCGCAGCCAGTTTTACAAAATCACTTCCTATAAAACCGGCTCCACCAGTTACAAGGACTTTCATGCCTGAATCCTCCTTAAAAAATTTTTACTTAATTATACCAAAAATAAACAAAGATATTTTAAAATAAAATCTATCAACATTTTCATGAAGGAGGTGTTTAGTTAAATGCCAATTTATGAGTATGAATGTATGAAATGCCACAAAGTTCACGAAGTCATTCAGAAATTTAGCGAAGAACCCTTAAAAAATTGTCCTGTTTGCGGAGGAGAACTTAAAAAACTTATATCCAAGTCTTCTTTTATTTTAAAGGGAAGTGGTTGGTATGTAACAGACTATGCAAGAAAAAACAACTCAGGAAATGGCTCTTCCAATTCAAATACAAATTCCAAAAAATCAGAGGAAAAATCCACATAAATGAAAAACATACATATCCATGTGCCATATAACAAAATTTATAATTACATTGATACCATTCAGAAAGAAAAACTTAACCTTGAAATATATTTTGACTCTCAATCACTTGATTGTATTACTACAAAGGATACAGAAAAACTTAAAAAAACTCTATTCTATGAGCCTGCATTATCTTTCCACGCACCTTTTATGGATTTATCTCCTGGTGCAGTTGATTCAAAGGTAAGAGAAGTGACCATAGAAAGATTTAATCAAGTTTTTGATATTGCTGAGATATTAAATCCAGTATCAATAGTTTTTCATTCAGGCTATGAAAAATGGAAGTATGCCTTTAAAGTAGAAGTCTGGCTTGAGGCAAGCCTTAAAACATGGGAAAAAATTTTACCAAGAGCTGAACAACTGAATATTAAAATCGCCATAGAAAACATTTTTGAAGAAGAACCTGAAAATCTTCTAATGCTTATGAAAGAACTTTCTTCACCTTATTTTGGAGTATGTTTTGATACAGGACATTTTAATCTTTTTTCAAAAAAGAGCATTGATGAATGGCTTGCATGTTTGAATGATTACATTGTAGAGCTTCATCTTCATGATAACAATAAAAAATTTGATGAACATCTTTCTATTGGAAGTGGCTGCTTTGAATTTGAAAAATTTTTTAAATTATTGAAAAATAAAAATTGTATTTACACAATTGAAGCCCATACGCCTGAAGAGGTATTCAAAAGCATAAAAATGCTTGATATATTGATTAGATAAAAATTATTGTGGTATTCTATTGTTTAAAAATTATAAAATAAGGATATAGCCATGGCAAAGATGAAAGGTGCAGAAATTTTAATTGAGTGCCTTAAGAGAGAGGGGGTAAAACATATTTTTGGATACCCCGGAGGAGTAATTCTTGATATCTTTGACCTTCTTTACGATGATCCAGATATAAAGCTAATTCTTACAAGGCATGAACAGGGAGCCACCCATGCTGCTGATGGATATGCAAGAGTAAGTGGGAAACCAGGGGTTGTATTGGTAACAAGTGGTCCTGGTGCAACAAATACTGTCACAGGTATAGCAACTGCTTATATGGACTCTGTCCCTCTTGTTATTTTTACAGGTCAGGTGCCAACATTTCTTATTGGAAATGACGCTTTTCAGGAAGCAGATATTGTAGGAATTACAAGACCCTGCACAAAATACAACATCCTTGTAAAAGATGTTAAAGATTTGGCAAAACAGATAAGAGAAGCCTTCTATATTGCAACTACAGGAAGACCAGGACCTGTTCTTGTCGACCTTCCTAAGGATGTAACCCAGGGCAAGGCAGAGTTTATCTGGCCAGAGACAGTTCACATAAGAAGCTATAACCCAACTTACGAAGGCAATATTTATATGATAAAAAAAGCAGCACAAGAAATTGCTAAAGCGAAGAAACCTGTAATTATTGCTGGAGGAGGTTGTATTATTTCTGAAGCTCATGAACATTTAAAAGAGCTTGCAGAGATGACACAAATTCCTGTTGCAAACACCCTTATGGGACTTGGTAGCTTTCCGCGCACTCATGAGCTTTCGCTGGGAATGCTTGGAATGCATGGCACTTACTACGCAAACATGGCAGTGCAGAACTCGGATCTAATAATCGCAATTGGAATGAGATTTGATGACAGAGTCACAGGAAAAACAGATGCTTTTGCTCCTCAGGCAAAAATTATTCATATAGATATTGATCCTACATCAATTCGTAAAAATGTAAGAGTTGACATTCCCATAGTTGGAGATGTTAGCAGAGTGCTTCAGGTATTAAACAAGATTCTCAAAGAAGAAATAAAGCCTCAGTGGGAAGAAGTAAGAAAGGCATGGCTTAAACAGATAAATCAATGGAAAAAGGAAAAACCTCTTACATACGAATTTGACCCAGAAGTTATAAAACCTCAGTATGTTATTGAAAAGATATATGAGATTACAAAAGGAGACGCAATTATTACAACAGAGGTTGGTCAGAATCAGATGTGGGCAGCACAGTTTTATAAATTTGACAAACCTCGCAGATTTGTAACATCAGGTGGACTTGGCACAATGGGATATGGTTTTCCTGCAGCAATTGGTGCTCAACTTGCATTTCCTCAGATGACAGTGATTGATATAGCAGGAGACGGAAGTATTCAGATGAATATTCAAGAACTGGCAACAGCTGTTGTTTATGATTTACCTGTAAAGGTTGCCATATTAAACAACAGCTATCTTGGAATGGTAAGACAATGGCAAGAGCTTTTTTATAATGAAAGATACTCTCATACTTATTTAAGCACAGCACCAGATTTTGTAAAAGTTGCCGAAGCTTACGGTGCAGTGGGATTAAGAGCAACAAAACCAAGTGAAGTAGAACCTGTAATAAAAGAAGCTTTATCAATAAGAAAGCCAGTATTTATGGATTTTGTTGTTGATTGGAAGGAAAAGGTTTATCCTATGGTGCCACCTGGAGCTCCTATTGATCAAATGATTTTGGAAGAAAAGAAAAAAGAGCGCAAGCTGAAAGCGGTCAAATAGGAGGAAAAAGTGAGACACACAATTTCTGTTTTAGTAGAAAACAAATTTGGAGTTCTGGCAAGAATTGCAGGATTGTTCAGTGGCAGAGGTTATAATATAGAAAGTCTTTCAGTTGGAGAAACAATTGATCCTCAAATATCAATAATGACAATCGTAACAACAGGTGATGATAGAGTTATTGAACAAATTACAAAACAGCTTAACAGACTTGTTGATGTTATAAAAGTAGTTGATTTAACAGAAATAGATCATGTAGAAAGAGAAATGGTTTTAATTAAAATAGCACCAAGAAAGGAAAATAGACTTGAGGTATTAAAAACAGTTGAAATATTTCGTGGAAGAGTTGTTGATTCAGGGCCTACAACATATACAATAGAAGTCACAGGAGATGAAAAAAAGATTCAGGCTTTTATAGAACTTATGAAACCCTTTGGAATAAAAGAATTTGTTAGAACAGGTAAAGTAGCCATTCCAAGAGAAATATCACAAAGAAAATAACAAATTTTCAAAAAAGGAGGATTAAATGGCAGACAAGCCAAAAGTTTATCTTATTGATGTAACAAATAGAGATGGCGTTCAGACTTCAAGAATACTGCTTCCAAAGCTTTCAAAAACAATGCTTAATTTATATCTTGATGAGATGGGCGTTTATCAGAGTGAAATTGGATTCCCTACCCTAAAACATGAAATTAATTACATTAATGCCAATCTTGAACTTGCTGAGATGGGAGTTTTTAAAAGAATTCATCTTGAAGGCTGGGCAAGAGCTATTCCTGAAGATGTGGAGTTAGCATTTAAAAACTGCCCAAAACTTAAACACTTAAATCTTTCAATCTCTACATCTGAAATTATGATACAGGGTAAGTTTCAGGGAAGAAAAACATGGGATGATATAGTAAAAAGCATGTATAATGCTGTAAAACTTGCTAAAGAACTTGGAGCAGAAACAGTAGGATTTAATGCAGAAGATGCCTCTCGTACCGAACTCAGCAGACTCATTGAATTTATTCTTGCAGGTAAAGAAGCAGGTGGAGATAGATTCCGCTATTGTGATACACTGGGATGCGAAGACCCCATTACAATTTATGAAAGAATTCATACTCTTGCTCTGGCAACAAAATTCCCCATTGAAATGCACTGTCATAATGACCTTGGCATGGCAGAAGCAGTCTCTGTAGCAGGAGCTCAGGCTACAGTAGAAGCAGGAGTAGACAGTTACATAAATACAACAGTAAATGGATATGGTGAAAGAGCTGGCAATGCTGATTTAGTCTCAACAATTCTTGCTCTGAAGTTTTCCCATGGACTGAAAGAAAAGTGTCCTCTTGATGAACATGTTAATCTTAAAATGGCATGGAAGATTGCAAAATACGCCTCCTATGCTTTTAATATTCCAATTCCTATAAATCAGCCAGGCACTGGTGCAAATGCATTTGCTCATGAATCAGGCATTCATGCTGATGGAGTTTTAAAAGACAGAGCCAATTACGAACTTTACTCTCCAGAAGATGTTGGTCGTGGAGAGCCAGAACTTCTTGAAACAGGAAGGATTATCACCACTGGAGAATACGGTGGAATAAAAGGATTCAGATATGTATACAGCAAGCTTGGCATAGAATTTCATGATGACAATGAAGCAAGAAAAATACTTGAACTTGTTCAGTATGCAAATTTACATACTCAGAAACCTCTCACTGATGATGAGCTTAGGTTTATAGCCCAGTATCCTGACATCGTCAGGCAGATTCTTACAGTAACACCATAAGGAGGACTGATAAATGTATACTATCACACTCATTCCAGGAGATGGAATTGGTCCTGAAATATCAGAAGCAATGATGCGAGTTGTAGAAGCCACAGGAGTAAAAATTAACTGGGAGATTCAGAATGCTGGTGAGGAAGTTTATTTAAAAGAGGGAAATCCTCTACCAGATAGAGTAATAAATTCAATTAAAAAAAATAAAATAGCAATAAAAGGACCAATAACAACACCTGTTGGAACAGGTTTCAGAAGTGTAAATGTCACCCTCAGGCAGGCTTTAGACCTTTATGCCTGTGTAAGACCTTGCAAAAGCTTTAAAGGTGCAAGAACAAAATATGAAAATATCGATCTTGTCATAATAAGAGAAAACACTGAAGACCTTTACGCAGGAATTGAATTTAAGAAAGATGAAGCTGATACTCTTCAGTTGATTAAATTTATTGAAGAAAAAACAGGAAAAAGAATAAGACAGGATTCTGGAATAAGTATTAAACCAATTTCAGTTTTTGCAACAGATCGAATTGTCCGATTTGCATTTGAATATGCAAGAAAAAACGGAAGAAAAAAAGTTACTGCTGTGCACAAAGCAAATATTATGAAATACACTGACGGACTTTTCCTTGAAGTTGCACGACAGGTAGCAACCAGTTATCCAGACATAGAGTTTGAAGATAAAATAGTGGATAACATGTGTATGCAACTCGTTCAAAAACCAGAGCTTTATGATGTGCTTGTACTACCAAATCTTTATGGAGACATTATAAGTGACCTTGCAGCAGGATTAATTGGAGGACTTGGACTGGCACCAGGTGCAAACATTGGTGATGAATATGCTGTTTTTGAGCCCACTCATGGAAGTGCACCAAAATATAAAGGATTGAATAAAGTAAATCCTTTTGCAATAATATTAAGTGCAGTTATGATGTTAAAACATCTTGGTGAAACAGAGGCTGCTAACAAAATAGAAAAAGCTGTAGCAGAAATCATAGAAGAAGGAAAATTTGTAACCTATGATATGAAATCACCTGATGATCCAAATCCACCAGCAGGAACACAGGAGGTAGCAGAGGCACTGGCTAAAAAAATTTCAACAATATGAACGAAATTTTTTTAATATTTTTTTTGATTATTTTAAACAGTTTTTTTGCTGCAGCTGAAATTGGAGTTGTTACATTAAGAAGATCAAGACTTAAACAGCTAATTGAAGAAAAAAATCCAAATGCTGAAATAGTTAAAAAATTCAAAGAAAATCCAGATAAATTCCTTGCGACAATTCAAGTTGGAATTACCCTTATAGGCAGCCTTGCTTCAGCTCTGGCAGGTGCTTATGCAGTAGAAAATATAAAACCATTGATTGAACTTCTACCATTCAATTTTTTAAAAGTTTCTGCTGAAGCAATCTCTTTAGCTATAGTTGTCATATTAGTTACCTACTTTTTAGTAGTACTCGGTGAACTAATTCCAAAGTCCATTGCTCTTGTTCATCCTGATTGGGTAAGTTTAAAAACTGCAAAATTTATCGATAAGTTTTCAAAATTAACATTTATTTTTGTAAAAATTCTCACTATTAGCACAAATTTTGTTCTCAAACCCTTTGGACTCAAAGCATTTTCCCAGAGAGGCTTTATTTCTCAAGAAGAATTAAAGCTTCTAATTGAAGAGGGAGAAGAAAAAGGCATATTTGAACCTGAAGAGCGTCAACTCATTCACAGTGCATTTAGTTTTAGTGAAATAACAGTTAAAGAAATAATGGTCCCGGCTCCTCAAATGGTTACTGTTAGTATTTACATGAGCATTGATGAGATTAAAAAGATTATCATGGATGAAAAGTTTTCAAGATATCCTGCACTGGGAAAAGACTTAAATGACATCAGAGGAATACTTCATGCAAAGGATTTTTATAATGCACTTATTAAAAATCCAGAAACACTGGATATAAAAAGACTTCTAAAGCCTCCAATGTTTGTTCCTGAAACAATGAAAATTAACATTCTTCTTAAAGAGATGCAGAAAAAAAGAGTTCATATGGCATTGGTTGTTGATGAATACGGTATTGTAACTGGTCTTGTAACTCTTGAGGATATTATTGAAGAATTGGTAGGTGAGATACGAGATGAGTATGATACTGAAATGCCTGTAATAATGCTTGCAGATGGTTCAATGATAATTGATGCAACCATCTCAATAAGAGATTTAAAAGAAGACTATGGAATAGAAATTGAAGAATCAGAAGAGTATGATACTCTTGGAGGATTTATTCTTACAGCTCTTCAAAGAATTCCCCGCGTTGGTGACACTGTAAATGTTAATGGTAAAGTTTTCAAAGTTATTGAAATGGTAGGTCAAAGAATATCAAAGATAAAGTATGAACCGTTAAAAATGTAAACTCTATGACAAAATAGGCATTCTTCTGACAATGAATCTATAAAAAAGAATTATTAATGTAACAACTCCCAGAGAGAGCGCCACTTCCATCCAGGTAGGATAGTATTTATCAGAAAGAGGAATATACCAGTTGTAGGCAATGAGACTTACATTAAAACGATTAACAATTACTCCAAAAGCAACGACAAAGGCTATTACTCTAACTACTTTAGCATTATTTGTTTTTATTGCATTTATTAAAATCAATGCAGGAGTCATTACAAATCCGACAATTTCAAAAAGATACCAGTAGCCATAATCAGTATTTAGATAATGCCAGTTATCGTAATGGGTAAGGTCAAGAATTTTAAGAATTAAATATACAAAAAGCGATACAACAAGAGCCTTAGCAAGCCCTATTGTCTTTCTATCGAAGTCTTTTTCATCAAACTCTTTTATGTATTCTTTAAAGATTTTATGTGATATAGTGCTTTCAATTATGACCATTGAAATTCCAGCAAAAACTGCAGAGATGAGGAAAAACAACGGCAGTAATGCCGAATACCAGAGAGGATGAATCTTAGATGGTGCTATGAGAAACAGTATTGAATTTAATCCCCATGACCAGCCAATTACATAGGGAACACGGTAGTATCTACCAAGGTCAAACATCAATGCAAAGACTGCAAAAACATAACCAAGAAGACTTGAAAGAATTGCTGGACGAGCAAATTTTTTGTAGTCTTTTAGGCCGAAGAGATAAACTGCTGTGCCTACTGTAAGTCCCGGTGCTGCAAGGGCAATTCCTGCAAGAATGTCAAAGCTAATCCACAATCCCCATGGATATGTATCAGAGAGATTTGTTGCAGGACCAAGTCCATAAAGGAGCCTGTATGCCATTGAATAAAAAGAAAAGGCAAGAATTAAAAAGGCAATGAAAAATGGCAATGTAGCATGTTTTGAAACATACTCTTTAAAGTCCATTCCCAAAAGTATTTTTTCCTTAAACCAGCTATTGTTTCTCATTGCTCTGCACATCCTGTGATTCTTTTTTCTTTCTGTTTTTTGAAATCATGTAATAGGCTCCCCAAACAAGTGGTGCTGCAGCAATAATCTCAAGCACCTTTACTGTAAATAGAAAATTTTTACTGTAAGATGGAATAGGATTTTTGTCAAGCTTTGGAAATCCTAATTTTTCAAATGAAACTCCTGAAATATAAAGCCAGTTTGTTCCACCTGCTTCATGCTCTCCATAAACATGAGGTATATATCTTTCAGGATTTTTATTTATTGTCTCATAGGCAAGCTTCAGCATCTCATTTCTTGGTCCAAATCTTAAAGCATCAGCAGAACATATTTCTACACAAGCAGGAATCTGAGACTCTGTTATTCTATCAAAGCACATTGTGCACTTTGTAATCTGGGGTGTAATTGGATCATAGTATTCATAAGCTGGAATATCAAAAGGACATGCAATCATGCAGTAACGACAGCCCACGCATAAAGAAGGATTATAAAGCACTGCTCCATGAGGAGTTTTCTTAAAGGCATCTACAAAACATGCAGCCTGACAGGCAGGTTCAGTGCAATGCATGCATTGTTTTTTTACATAAACAGGGCGACCATTTTCGTAAAATCTATTAACAACTGTAAATGCTCCAGCAGAGGTTCTTCGTATTTTATCAAAGACTGAAGGTTTTTTATCTTTTGATTCCTCAAACTCTTTAATTGGCTTATTCGGATTTTTATTCCATTCATTGCATGCCCATTCACATCTTCTGCATCCAATACATTTTGTAAGGTCAACAAGCACAGCATAGGGCTCCTTTGGCTTTTGCTTGTCTTTTAATGCTTCATATTTTAACCAATTCTTTCTATTTGCAATGTTACCTGTTGATTTCACAGCTCTCTGAGATAAATCTGAAGGTGATTCTCCGTAAACATTTCCTTTTCCACCAATCAGACTAATTCCTGCAATTGTCAATATCCTCTTTAAAAATTCTCTTCTTTTCATACCGTGGTACTCCATAAACTCAATATCTTTTCCTTTCCCTTAGCATTCCCACAATAACAATAAATGCAAATATTGAAAGCACAGCAATGGCATACTCAGCTCCATGATGAGAAAAAAGCTGTTCAAGGATGTACATTTTTATATCCCTCCTTTTCTTTCATGACAATCAGTGCAGGTTTTTGGTTTCTGTAACTCCATGTTTTCATGACAACTAATACACATTCCATGATAAGCAGATTGAAGTCTTGGTCTTGCAGGCACCTGAGAGTCAAATGATACACTGTGGCAACTAACACAAAGAGGTGCTGTCTTTGCTTCGGCTTCTTCTTTACTTTTATGATGACAACCTTTACAAATTGTATTTAAATCCTTATGGAAATATGTTGCAACCTTGCTTTGATTTGATATTTCTGCAAGTTTTTTTACCATTTTATAATGAGGCATCTTAACAGGATTAAACTCCTTTTCAATATGTTTTATCGCAACTTCTTCCTTCACTTTTTGAGGTGAAACAATGAATGGAGCAACCTTTTCAATCTCTTTTTTACCACTGTGGCATCTGCTACATATTTCTTTGTTTGCCACCTCTGTTTTAACTGGTGCAATAAAGTAATGA
Protein-coding sequences here:
- a CDS encoding FmdB family zinc ribbon protein — translated: MPIYEYECMKCHKVHEVIQKFSEEPLKNCPVCGGELKKLISKSSFILKGSGWYVTDYARKNNSGNGSSNSNTNSKKSEEKST
- a CDS encoding sugar phosphate isomerase/epimerase family protein; its protein translation is MKNIHIHVPYNKIYNYIDTIQKEKLNLEIYFDSQSLDCITTKDTEKLKKTLFYEPALSFHAPFMDLSPGAVDSKVREVTIERFNQVFDIAEILNPVSIVFHSGYEKWKYAFKVEVWLEASLKTWEKILPRAEQLNIKIAIENIFEEEPENLLMLMKELSSPYFGVCFDTGHFNLFSKKSIDEWLACLNDYIVELHLHDNNKKFDEHLSIGSGCFEFEKFFKLLKNKNCIYTIEAHTPEEVFKSIKMLDILIR
- the ilvB gene encoding biosynthetic-type acetolactate synthase large subunit encodes the protein MAKMKGAEILIECLKREGVKHIFGYPGGVILDIFDLLYDDPDIKLILTRHEQGATHAADGYARVSGKPGVVLVTSGPGATNTVTGIATAYMDSVPLVIFTGQVPTFLIGNDAFQEADIVGITRPCTKYNILVKDVKDLAKQIREAFYIATTGRPGPVLVDLPKDVTQGKAEFIWPETVHIRSYNPTYEGNIYMIKKAAQEIAKAKKPVIIAGGGCIISEAHEHLKELAEMTQIPVANTLMGLGSFPRTHELSLGMLGMHGTYYANMAVQNSDLIIAIGMRFDDRVTGKTDAFAPQAKIIHIDIDPTSIRKNVRVDIPIVGDVSRVLQVLNKILKEEIKPQWEEVRKAWLKQINQWKKEKPLTYEFDPEVIKPQYVIEKIYEITKGDAIITTEVGQNQMWAAQFYKFDKPRRFVTSGGLGTMGYGFPAAIGAQLAFPQMTVIDIAGDGSIQMNIQELATAVVYDLPVKVAILNNSYLGMVRQWQELFYNERYSHTYLSTAPDFVKVAEAYGAVGLRATKPSEVEPVIKEALSIRKPVFMDFVVDWKEKVYPMVPPGAPIDQMILEEKKKERKLKAVK
- the ilvN gene encoding acetolactate synthase small subunit — translated: MRHTISVLVENKFGVLARIAGLFSGRGYNIESLSVGETIDPQISIMTIVTTGDDRVIEQITKQLNRLVDVIKVVDLTEIDHVEREMVLIKIAPRKENRLEVLKTVEIFRGRVVDSGPTTYTIEVTGDEKKIQAFIELMKPFGIKEFVRTGKVAIPREISQRK
- a CDS encoding homocitrate synthase, with translation MADKPKVYLIDVTNRDGVQTSRILLPKLSKTMLNLYLDEMGVYQSEIGFPTLKHEINYINANLELAEMGVFKRIHLEGWARAIPEDVELAFKNCPKLKHLNLSISTSEIMIQGKFQGRKTWDDIVKSMYNAVKLAKELGAETVGFNAEDASRTELSRLIEFILAGKEAGGDRFRYCDTLGCEDPITIYERIHTLALATKFPIEMHCHNDLGMAEAVSVAGAQATVEAGVDSYINTTVNGYGERAGNADLVSTILALKFSHGLKEKCPLDEHVNLKMAWKIAKYASYAFNIPIPINQPGTGANAFAHESGIHADGVLKDRANYELYSPEDVGRGEPELLETGRIITTGEYGGIKGFRYVYSKLGIEFHDDNEARKILELVQYANLHTQKPLTDDELRFIAQYPDIVRQILTVTP
- a CDS encoding isocitrate/isopropylmalate dehydrogenase family protein: MYTITLIPGDGIGPEISEAMMRVVEATGVKINWEIQNAGEEVYLKEGNPLPDRVINSIKKNKIAIKGPITTPVGTGFRSVNVTLRQALDLYACVRPCKSFKGARTKYENIDLVIIRENTEDLYAGIEFKKDEADTLQLIKFIEEKTGKRIRQDSGISIKPISVFATDRIVRFAFEYARKNGRKKVTAVHKANIMKYTDGLFLEVARQVATSYPDIEFEDKIVDNMCMQLVQKPELYDVLVLPNLYGDIISDLAAGLIGGLGLAPGANIGDEYAVFEPTHGSAPKYKGLNKVNPFAIILSAVMMLKHLGETEAANKIEKAVAEIIEEGKFVTYDMKSPDDPNPPAGTQEVAEALAKKISTI
- a CDS encoding hemolysin family protein — translated: MNEIFLIFFLIILNSFFAAAEIGVVTLRRSRLKQLIEEKNPNAEIVKKFKENPDKFLATIQVGITLIGSLASALAGAYAVENIKPLIELLPFNFLKVSAEAISLAIVVILVTYFLVVLGELIPKSIALVHPDWVSLKTAKFIDKFSKLTFIFVKILTISTNFVLKPFGLKAFSQRGFISQEELKLLIEEGEEKGIFEPEERQLIHSAFSFSEITVKEIMVPAPQMVTVSIYMSIDEIKKIIMDEKFSRYPALGKDLNDIRGILHAKDFYNALIKNPETLDIKRLLKPPMFVPETMKINILLKEMQKKRVHMALVVDEYGIVTGLVTLEDIIEELVGEIRDEYDTEMPVIMLADGSMIIDATISIRDLKEDYGIEIEESEEYDTLGGFILTALQRIPRVGDTVNVNGKVFKVIEMVGQRISKIKYEPLKM
- the nrfD gene encoding NrfD/PsrC family molybdoenzyme membrane anchor subunit, which encodes MRNNSWFKEKILLGMDFKEYVSKHATLPFFIAFLILAFSFYSMAYRLLYGLGPATNLSDTYPWGLWISFDILAGIALAAPGLTVGTAVYLFGLKDYKKFARPAILSSLLGYVFAVFALMFDLGRYYRVPYVIGWSWGLNSILFLIAPSKIHPLWYSALLPLFFLISAVFAGISMVIIESTISHKIFKEYIKEFDEKDFDRKTIGLAKALVVSLFVYLILKILDLTHYDNWHYLNTDYGYWYLFEIVGFVMTPALILINAIKTNNAKVVRVIAFVVAFGVIVNRFNVSLIAYNWYIPLSDKYYPTWMEVALSLGVVTLIILFYRFIVRRMPILS
- a CDS encoding 4Fe-4S dicluster domain-containing protein yields the protein MKRREFLKRILTIAGISLIGGKGNVYGESPSDLSQRAVKSTGNIANRKNWLKYEALKDKQKPKEPYAVLVDLTKCIGCRRCEWACNEWNKNPNKPIKEFEESKDKKPSVFDKIRRTSAGAFTVVNRFYENGRPVYVKKQCMHCTEPACQAACFVDAFKKTPHGAVLYNPSLCVGCRYCMIACPFDIPAYEYYDPITPQITKCTMCFDRITESQIPACVEICSADALRFGPRNEMLKLAYETINKNPERYIPHVYGEHEAGGTNWLYISGVSFEKLGFPKLDKNPIPSYSKNFLFTVKVLEIIAAAPLVWGAYYMISKNRKKKESQDVQSNEKQ
- a CDS encoding cytochrome c3 family protein encodes the protein MCLNCHLHNKLEAKEAGPLKCSKCHTGKYKTIEELKDIPRPERDQPKIAFINIEEAKMKGVSFDHEFHEKNNKTCRSCHHETLKSCRECHNLKGKQEGGFVNILTAYHSQNSQMSCQGCHRNLTSKKECIGCHYFIAPVKTEVANKEICSRCHSGKKEIEKVAPFIVSPQKVKEEVAIKHIEKEFNPVKMPHYKMVKKLAEISNQSKVATYFHKDLNTICKGCHHKSKEEAEAKTAPLCVSCHSVSFDSQVPARPRLQSAYHGMCISCHENMELQKPKTCTDCHERKGGI